cagatctgtgagaaacagatgtgttttatttagtctGTAGAATATAATATGTACAGGTCAGGACATTGTTAaatctaaaatggtaatttgacacacatgttggttttaaatgttcattgaGGCTTGGTGCTGAATATCTGTGGCTTGTTTTGAAAGAGTCAATAATGTGATGAGTAACTTATTTACAAGCCTCAGTTATTCTCCACATCGTGGTGGCTTCagtgagacaaaacaaaaaagttctGCCACAACAGTAACTTGTGGCTAATGTGTACCAAGTCACCATTCAGTGAAATAGAGGACCTTTCTGTGTCTAGAAGttacatattaataataaagctCTGTGAGCTTTAAAACATGGAAACCAACTGAGGCATGTGGCACCCAGAGCTTCATTGGGAATTAAGAGTGAAcatactttttttctctttttttttttaaattccatcAATTCTTGggggaaaaacactgaacagcaacaacacagctCGAGGAGTGGATACGCATTTTCAATAGCACAAACTGCACTAATTTGTTGTGTTAACCTGTCCTTAAATCACAATTATTGCCATGGTTACAACTGACAACAATAATGAGTATTGAAAAAGTGTCATTTAGACACCCTAAAATTTACTTGGTATCAGAACTGATTGTTTGACTCACTTCCAGAAGCAATAGCAGGACAGAATGACACAGATAAACAGAATGATGGGGATGACAATGGCAATCATGGTCAGTGTTGTGTCAGGAGGCTTGGTCATCCCTGTGAAGACAAAAAGACGCTTATTTAGAGCTGTAGGAATGCGCCAAAGGGATACTCAGAATCAGTATCAGTCCAGTACTGGACAAAATCACTGACTCAGATATGATGTAAATCCGTCACAAAACACAGGTAACTTGCAGTAAAGACCACCGTCATGTGACATGGATATGAGAGAGGGTTGCAAAGGAGAGATAAAAGACTACTCTATCTGACTCTACATCGTGCCATCCTTAAAAATGCATCTACAAAACAATGGAAGTAAACCTGGTTGAATTTAAATTACCATATTTTACGTCTTCACTGAAGTTGCTGCTCAATAGTCGGCAATAAAGACGACTGGGAAAGACTCTTGAGCGAAACGTATACATGCAGTTCTCATCGTAGGACATATTGCGACTCATCGAGGTGATGTTCCGGCaagactgtaaacacacagaggcacagtgTCAGACTTTCTCAGGGACAGACAAAACCAGATTATGTACATTCTGTGTGGCAATGTGTCTGCGTACATGATGACATGACAGAGGAAGTACTTTCACATTTTAGgcataacactttattttgtcaaCTCACTAGTAGGCATGGGACAATATCAAAATTTCCCACCACGATTATCCTTAAACATATAATTGTGATTCACACTATTATTGCAATTACCTTAAACTTAAACAGATGTTGAAGACTTCCTGCTCCACTCATGGTGGTCAGAAACATGGCAGATAggatacatgtttttttagagctgaaacaactacTCCATTAACCAATTTTTAATCAATATCTAAATGAAGCGTCAACATTTTTGAGTTTCTCTaaatttttcatcttctttgatgtgaatatttgctggtttctttgctccacataacaaagaaatcatttttggtgtgtggacaaaacaagacaaccaggtttgagaaacactgatcgacattttttaccattttctgacattttctggaccaaatgattactcgagaaaatgatcaacagattcattgattatgaaaatatcgCAGCCCTAATATTTTTCAGTGaaatataattaatttaaatagaTCGTAATAAGTCACCaggaaagatgcagctccccaTTGTGGcacatcaaaaaaaataatgtaagtGCTTTTTCATCAGGATGAGTGATAATATTACTGTGTCATCACTACTCACTTGTTTTCTGCCGCATTCAGTGAAGCACAACTCATATTCCCATGGACAATCCCATGGTCCAACGTTTGGAGGCGTCCAGCTCAGTATGAGGAGATCTCTGATTGCTGTGACTTTCAGCTTTGGTGATGGTAAAActgtaaagagagagaaaaaaagaacctTTAAAAACCAACGTTTAGTTGTTGATATTAAAAAATTATTTGTTGGCAATCACACCAACCAAAGACAGGTTTAATGACGTCCAGTCCATTTGTGCTTTTCACGAGAAAGCCAATTTCAAGTTCGTTGGGACTAATTTCCTTCATCAAACAGCCATTCCTTATTCCACTGGTGTAAAGATCACAGTCCTTTACAGGTTTGCAAACCTTCGAATTGGAACTACAATCACTGCAATGACAAGACAGGGAGGTGATGAGACACTGGAGAGCAACAAAGAACTGCTTTGGTTTGGCTGTTATTGGGTTTTAGTAACGCTTAGTCCTCAATGTTTAAAAAGGAATGAGAGATGATGCGAGAGATTTCTCCCTTCTCCACTAGATGTCCTCACATAATAAATGTGTGGCCTGATACTGTTCATGGAGCATGAAAGTCACATCATAGTtggtgagtaaaaaaaaagacaaaatcctTGTGAAGCAAAGATGaatgaaaacagcatgtttCTAAATTCCAAACAGGGCTGTGCTTTGTCATGCTCACCATTGCTCATACATTCACAACAGGAAGATCTTTgggttgtttgttgtgtggCTTTTGTATGTATTGTAATATCTAATACCCCAAAGAACACCGCATAATATACAGCCTCGcagatacttttttttccatttaaaggtccaatggCTAACATTTAGTTCCCCGTCACACTTGGGAAAGGGCTGAAGTCTCGCCATTAGCTGTCACTAACTGAACCTTCAAACTATACTTTATAAAACACATCTTGCTATAATTCTTACCAATAAGAAAATGTCAGGTCAAGAGACCGATCTTTTGGGATCCAGGAACAGTTCATTCCACTGCTGCGAGGGACACATCTGAAGTCTTTCACCACTTTATCTGTTACAGGACAATGGTTAAGGTGTTGCAtagaataaagaaacaaaaacttcagtatgttgttttctgttttctctttacTGGTGTTTACCTTGTAACATCTGGTTGATTATAGGAACAGGTGTGCTGGGGGTCCAACCATTACAGGATTCTACGCCAACAGCTTTAACAGTGTAGTTATGGACATTCATGGGACAACGGTGTTCAAAGTATTTCGCATTTGTGcgctggaaaaaaaatacaatgctGGATTTAATGAGTGTCCACCAGAGAGCTGCGACACAGTGACAAATGTAACGCATACTTGCTCCTTATGCATAAATGTTGACTAAAGGTGTTGATGTTTCACCCTTCACACTCTTTTCAAGAAGAGAAACTTGTGTCACACCCACTCAATTATAATGTGGACAACAATTAAACTCCACCTGTTCAATCAATCATGGGTAATTTGACAGTTGAACAACATACCAAATAGGGCGGTGCGATAATACAACAAAACGATGAGGGAAAGCAAATATGGTTTATGAGGAATAcgcatgtttaaaaaaacccaacaaacacTAAATATCAATTTATGGAATAACTTCAGCGATGAAATGAAATCAGGTGGAACAATAATCAAACTTAAAATACAGTAATATACTGAACAAATACAGGATGCAAATATTATGATGTAGACTCCCATTTG
The nucleotide sequence above comes from Solea senegalensis isolate Sse05_10M linkage group LG3, IFAPA_SoseM_1, whole genome shotgun sequence. Encoded proteins:
- the LOC122766932 gene encoding interleukin-13 receptor subunit alpha-1-like, giving the protein MTTITLTFAAVLTVLHCSADQLPPPTNLKCNLPDQISVNLTWSWQRPSNLPENCKIYYVISYPEGPQRTNAKYFEHRCPMNVHNYTVKAVGVESCNGWTPSTPVPIINQMLQDKVVKDFRCVPRSSGMNCSWIPKDRSLDLTFSYCDCSSNSKVCKPVKDCDLYTSGIRNGCLMKEISPNELEIGFLVKSTNGLDVIKPVFVLPSPKLKVTAIRDLLILSWTPPNVGPWDCPWEYELCFTECGRKQSCRNITSMSRNMSYDENCMYTFRSRVFPSRLYCRLLSSNFSEDVKYGMTKPPDTTLTMIAIVIPIILFICVILSCYCFWKHSDIICANPPDPSTILKEMMSGNKEHENKREGLYTPLPEDVEPCIISPITENRRLQENP